The proteins below come from a single Acidobacteriota bacterium genomic window:
- a CDS encoding acyl-CoA dehydrogenase, translated as MTMAPSGSPPPSPSRMADFDLTPEQRQVRAAVREFAEREVLPFVEEHERAARYPSELIRKLVPLGYLAPLLPERFGGGGADVVTYGLICEELARVDWVVASVVSVTNSLVAGSLVRFGTAAQQERWLPGICDGSILTSACLTEPDGGSDLAAVRTRASRTAGGWSISGAKVFISHAAHAGLLLVAATVDPGKRHRGVTVFLVDPAADGVAISDLPMRTLRRDNLAEIHFDGTVVPDDAVLGEVGGGFPILGAALDMGRFSVAARCVGQAQRAIDLTAPYATEREAFGQPIGQFQMIQQKIADMCVRTEAARALVYRLGRMKDAGVERCSLEASMAKLAASEAATANALDAIQIHGGYGFSSDYEVGRLLLEAKTLEVGEGTSELHRKLIAEHALGVRR; from the coding sequence ATGACGATGGCACCGTCCGGTTCGCCCCCGCCGTCGCCTTCCCGCATGGCGGACTTCGACCTGACGCCCGAGCAGCGGCAGGTCCGCGCCGCGGTCCGCGAGTTCGCCGAGCGGGAGGTACTGCCGTTCGTCGAGGAGCATGAGCGCGCGGCGCGCTACCCCTCCGAGCTGATCCGGAAGCTCGTGCCGCTGGGTTACCTGGCGCCGCTGCTGCCGGAGCGGTTCGGCGGCGGAGGCGCCGACGTGGTCACCTACGGCCTGATCTGTGAGGAGCTGGCGCGGGTCGACTGGGTGGTCGCGTCCGTCGTCTCGGTCACCAACTCGCTCGTCGCCGGCTCCCTCGTGCGCTTCGGCACGGCGGCGCAGCAGGAGCGGTGGCTTCCCGGGATCTGCGACGGATCCATCCTGACTTCCGCGTGCCTGACCGAACCCGATGGTGGAAGCGACCTGGCGGCAGTCAGGACCCGCGCCAGCCGCACGGCTGGCGGCTGGTCGATCAGCGGCGCCAAGGTGTTCATCTCGCACGCCGCGCACGCCGGCCTGTTGCTGGTTGCGGCGACGGTGGATCCGGGGAAGCGGCACCGCGGCGTCACCGTCTTCCTGGTCGACCCGGCGGCCGACGGCGTGGCCATCAGCGATCTGCCGATGCGGACGCTCCGGCGCGACAACCTGGCCGAGATCCACTTCGACGGGACCGTGGTGCCCGACGACGCCGTCCTCGGCGAAGTGGGTGGCGGCTTCCCGATCCTGGGCGCCGCGCTCGACATGGGGCGCTTCTCGGTCGCGGCCCGCTGTGTCGGTCAGGCGCAGCGCGCCATCGATCTCACTGCCCCGTATGCGACCGAGCGCGAGGCCTTCGGCCAGCCCATCGGCCAGTTCCAGATGATTCAGCAGAAGATTGCCGACATGTGCGTCCGGACCGAGGCGGCGCGTGCGCTCGTGTACCGCCTGGGCCGGATGAAGGATGCCGGCGTAGAGCGCTGCTCGCTCGAGGCATCGATGGCGAAGCTGGCAGCGAGCGAGGCGGCGACAGCCAACGCGCTCGACGCGATTCAGATCCATGGGGGCTACGGCTTCTCGTCCGACTACGAAGTGGGCCGCCTGCTGCTCGAGGCGAAGACGCTCGAAGTGGGCGAGGGGACGAGCGAACTGCACCGAAAGCTGATAGCGGAACATGCCCTCGGCGTGCGGAGGTGA
- a CDS encoding NAD(P)H-dependent oxidoreductase: MLRRVPDSATVDGPVLIVSCSLNPSSRSHVLALAADATLDALGVPHEVVDLRDWDLPICDGADCYSHPSIGPITEKVEGAAAVLIAAPVYNYDLNAAAKNLVELTGSAWVGKPVGFLCAAGGQRSYMAPIGLANSLMFDFRSHIIPRYVYASRDDFTPERAPTAELTGRIEQLARAAVDLAAALRWLRTRAAAGV; this comes from the coding sequence ATACTTCGTCGCGTGCCTGATTCCGCAACGGTAGACGGTCCGGTCTTGATCGTTTCCTGTTCCCTCAATCCCTCCAGCCGGTCACACGTGCTGGCGCTCGCCGCGGACGCCACCCTCGACGCACTCGGCGTACCGCATGAAGTTGTCGATCTCCGCGACTGGGACCTGCCGATTTGCGACGGTGCGGACTGCTACAGCCATCCGTCGATCGGCCCCATCACGGAGAAAGTGGAGGGCGCCGCCGCGGTGCTCATCGCCGCACCCGTCTACAACTACGATCTCAACGCTGCGGCCAAGAACCTGGTAGAGCTGACAGGCAGCGCGTGGGTGGGGAAGCCGGTGGGGTTTCTCTGCGCCGCCGGCGGCCAGCGGAGCTACATGGCGCCGATCGGATTGGCCAACAGCCTCATGTTCGACTTCCGAAGCCACATCATTCCGCGCTACGTGTACGCGTCACGGGACGATTTCACGCCTGAACGAGCGCCGACCGCGGAACTGACCGGCCGGATCGAACAGTTGGCCCGCGCCGCGGTGGATCTGGCGGCCGCGCTCCGCTGGTTGAGGACGCGGGCGGCGGCCGGCGTGTAG
- a CDS encoding VCBS repeat-containing protein, translating into MRFLARVPVVATVLLAMALVPACAAGTAEDTATVAADGPVAIADTPTRAQAADGSYISWREHIIDDLALGGVAIGGSDGLEMADLDRDGHLDIVSVHESDVTYDGVPDGHVRIAYGSADPDVWDLYTLAEGEEAGAAEDVAIGDMNGDGYPDVVVACELAHLIYFENPGAAGRETHWKRVIPSVTDDRGSYIRVFLADFDQDGRPEVVAPNKGGQNPPADTTEKHAVSWFAVPDDPLDGDAWVEHEMTRVIVPINSQPFDLDEDGDLDVIAGSRFERRIFWFENVTPDGGPIAFEEHRIDIVPEAVVTGFNMDYADLSGDGLIDIVVLDNRRGVVWLEQPAGGAASGEPWRTHEIGGLLPDRLVGFVLTDINGNGRLDLFSGAYSGDPRDRDLEDPPPDHRAGRLSWFEQGEDPAGAWIRHDVSRRIRGMFDKFIVRDMDGDGDGDFVGTRGNSIPYDGVFWLEQVRSAEPRPAFDQARESESRQLPLPE; encoded by the coding sequence ATGCGGTTCCTGGCTCGAGTCCCGGTTGTCGCCACGGTCCTCCTGGCCATGGCCCTTGTTCCTGCCTGCGCGGCGGGAACGGCGGAAGACACGGCCACCGTGGCGGCGGACGGCCCGGTCGCCATTGCCGACACGCCGACGCGCGCCCAGGCGGCCGACGGGTCGTACATTTCCTGGCGCGAGCACATCATCGACGACCTCGCCCTGGGCGGCGTTGCCATCGGCGGCAGTGACGGCCTGGAGATGGCTGACCTCGACCGGGACGGCCACCTCGACATCGTCTCCGTCCACGAATCGGACGTCACCTACGACGGCGTGCCGGACGGCCATGTCCGCATCGCGTACGGTTCGGCCGATCCGGACGTCTGGGACCTCTACACGCTGGCGGAGGGCGAGGAGGCGGGTGCGGCCGAAGACGTGGCGATCGGCGACATGAACGGTGACGGCTATCCCGATGTGGTCGTCGCCTGCGAGTTGGCGCATCTGATCTACTTCGAGAACCCGGGGGCGGCGGGGCGCGAAACGCACTGGAAGCGCGTCATCCCGTCCGTCACGGACGACCGCGGCTCCTACATCCGGGTCTTTCTGGCCGACTTCGATCAGGACGGACGACCCGAGGTGGTGGCGCCGAACAAGGGGGGGCAGAACCCGCCGGCCGACACGACCGAGAAGCACGCGGTCTCCTGGTTCGCCGTCCCGGACGATCCGCTCGACGGCGATGCCTGGGTGGAGCACGAGATGACGCGCGTCATCGTGCCGATCAACTCGCAACCGTTCGACCTCGACGAGGACGGCGATCTGGACGTGATTGCCGGCTCCCGGTTCGAGCGCCGGATCTTCTGGTTCGAGAACGTCACCCCCGACGGCGGCCCGATCGCGTTCGAGGAACACCGCATCGACATCGTGCCCGAGGCGGTCGTGACCGGCTTCAACATGGACTACGCCGATCTTAGCGGCGACGGCCTGATCGACATCGTGGTCCTCGACAATAGGCGAGGCGTGGTCTGGCTGGAGCAGCCGGCCGGCGGGGCGGCATCGGGCGAGCCGTGGAGGACGCACGAGATCGGCGGGCTCCTGCCGGACCGGCTCGTCGGTTTCGTCCTGACCGACATCAACGGCAATGGCCGGCTCGATCTCTTTTCCGGCGCCTACAGTGGGGATCCGCGGGACCGCGACCTGGAGGATCCGCCTCCCGACCATCGCGCCGGGCGCCTGAGCTGGTTCGAGCAGGGTGAGGATCCGGCCGGGGCCTGGATTCGCCACGACGTCTCGCGCCGGATCCGCGGCATGTTCGACAAGTTCATCGTCCGCGACATGGATGGCGACGGCGACGGCGACTTCGTGGGCACGCGCGGCAACTCCATTCCGTACGACGGCGTGTTCTGGCTGGAACAGGTCCGTTCCGCCGAACCGCGTCCGGCCTTCGATCAGGCGCGCGAGTCGGAGAGCCGTCAGCTTCCCCTGCCGGAGTAA
- a CDS encoding cytochrome c, whose protein sequence is MSRNSTFRFGAAVAAVAALGLVALPAGAAAQDEVTFTKDVVPILQRSCQECHRSGSIAPMSLLTYEEARPWARSIREKVVTRSMPPWYIDRNIGIQGFKYDYSLSDEEIATVAAWVDAGAPRGNPADAPPPKEFRDIAEWKIGEPDWIVEIPEPFVVAAEAPNWWGDLISDSGLTEDRWVKAVETKPSIEGFPVVHHAVTSMSDPESDDDDYSFLNEYALGKNGDIFPDGTGRKIKAGAQIKFNMHYAAIGVETTDRTRVGLQFYPEGVEPDRELISAHVGDDEDIDIPAGESNVRHDGYYRLKDNVQITAFQAHLHNLGKRQCMEAIFPDNRKQILSCADWDFGWHIVYNYEDEVAPLLPKGTILHVTSWHDNSDANRWNDDPTNWAGFGQRSSDEMSFAWVSWFAMEDEEFEAAVEAREAQANNND, encoded by the coding sequence ATGTCACGCAACAGCACGTTTCGGTTCGGTGCGGCGGTCGCCGCCGTCGCCGCACTCGGCCTCGTTGCCTTGCCGGCGGGCGCCGCGGCGCAGGACGAGGTGACCTTCACGAAGGACGTCGTGCCGATCCTGCAGCGCTCCTGCCAGGAGTGCCACCGCAGCGGTTCGATCGCCCCGATGTCGCTCCTCACCTACGAGGAAGCGCGGCCGTGGGCGCGGTCGATCCGCGAGAAGGTGGTGACCCGCTCGATGCCGCCGTGGTACATCGACCGCAACATCGGCATTCAGGGGTTCAAGTACGACTACTCCCTGAGCGATGAGGAGATCGCCACTGTCGCCGCCTGGGTGGACGCCGGCGCGCCGCGCGGCAACCCGGCGGACGCGCCGCCGCCGAAGGAGTTCCGCGACATCGCGGAATGGAAGATCGGCGAGCCGGACTGGATCGTCGAGATCCCGGAGCCGTTCGTCGTCGCCGCCGAGGCGCCCAACTGGTGGGGCGACCTCATTTCGGATTCCGGCCTGACGGAGGATCGCTGGGTGAAGGCGGTCGAGACAAAGCCGTCCATCGAGGGCTTCCCGGTGGTTCACCACGCGGTGACCAGCATGTCGGACCCCGAGTCGGATGACGACGACTACAGCTTCCTGAACGAGTACGCGCTCGGAAAGAACGGCGACATCTTCCCCGACGGGACGGGCCGCAAGATCAAGGCCGGCGCGCAGATCAAGTTCAACATGCACTACGCGGCGATCGGCGTCGAGACGACCGACCGGACGCGCGTCGGCCTGCAGTTCTACCCGGAGGGCGTGGAGCCGGATCGGGAGTTGATCTCCGCCCATGTCGGCGACGACGAGGACATCGACATCCCGGCCGGGGAGTCGAACGTGCGCCACGACGGCTACTACCGTCTGAAAGACAACGTCCAGATCACGGCATTCCAGGCGCACCTCCACAATCTCGGCAAACGGCAGTGCATGGAGGCGATCTTCCCGGACAACCGCAAGCAGATCCTGAGTTGCGCGGACTGGGACTTCGGCTGGCACATCGTCTACAACTACGAGGACGAGGTGGCGCCGCTGCTCCCGAAGGGAACCATCCTGCACGTCACGAGCTGGCATGACAATTCGGACGCCAACCGCTGGAACGACGACCCGACGAACTGGGCCGGCTTCGGCCAGCGGTCAAGCGACGAAATGAGCTTCGCGTGGGTGAGCTGGTTCGCCATGGAGGACGAGGAATTCGAGGCGGCGGTCGAAGCCCGCGAGGCGCAGGCAAACAACAACGACTAG